Proteins encoded in a region of the Clostridium beijerinckii genome:
- a CDS encoding diguanylate cyclase — protein MVLEFFQNACILIAFMSIAQHILRNKRIFEDLSLKSKFLWGLYSGILGVILMINSVHITPDTFIDFRYIPILFSAIYSGFFSSIIASILIAIFRSLILGVSDISLIGSAIALVMGIGFGIISLLKISKKRKYIYSMIFFVIASVISSFTMPQNVKFVFQAVSLYFSGYLIVSYISIKYADYIFETVRIYQKLRNEATKDYLTGLNNVREFDNSFNNISQRAVRKKEELSMLFIDIDFFKKINDTYGHNAGDTILKSLALILLDTCRAYDVVSRMGGEEFSIILLDCSDSKAVKIAERLREKVEDNDFYISDNKFIKITISIGIASYPNTTTQVDNLLEMADTALYQAKNTGRNKVVLFNNEEHKI, from the coding sequence ATGGTTCTTGAGTTTTTTCAAAATGCATGTATTTTAATAGCGTTTATGAGTATTGCTCAGCATATTCTTAGAAATAAAAGAATTTTTGAAGATCTGTCGCTAAAAAGTAAGTTTTTATGGGGACTTTATAGCGGGATATTAGGTGTGATACTGATGATAAACAGTGTACATATTACACCAGATACCTTTATTGATTTTAGGTACATACCAATTTTATTTTCCGCCATTTATAGTGGATTTTTCTCTTCAATTATTGCTTCCATTCTGATAGCTATTTTTAGATCTTTAATTTTGGGAGTGTCTGATATATCACTAATTGGATCAGCAATTGCTTTAGTTATGGGGATCGGATTTGGAATTATTTCTTTATTGAAAATATCAAAAAAACGTAAATATATTTATTCCATGATCTTCTTTGTTATAGCATCAGTTATTTCATCATTTACAATGCCTCAAAATGTTAAATTCGTTTTTCAAGCAGTGAGTCTATACTTTTCTGGATATTTAATAGTATCGTATATTTCAATTAAATACGCAGACTACATATTTGAAACAGTTAGAATTTATCAAAAGTTAAGAAATGAGGCAACAAAAGATTATTTGACTGGCTTAAATAATGTAAGAGAATTTGACAATAGTTTCAATAATATTTCTCAGAGGGCTGTACGAAAAAAAGAAGAGTTATCTATGTTATTTATAGATATTGATTTTTTTAAGAAAATAAATGATACTTATGGGCATAATGCAGGAGACACTATTTTAAAGAGTTTAGCCTTAATCCTTCTTGATACATGCAGGGCTTATGATGTTGTATCTAGAATGGGAGGGGAAGAGTTTTCTATAATATTATTAGATTGTTCAGACTCTAAAGCTGTCAAGATTGCAGAAAGACTAAGGGAGAAGGTTGAAGATAATGATTTTTACATTTCAGATAACAAATTTATAAAAATTACAATTTCAATCGGAATAGCATCATATCCTAATACGACAACTCAAGTTGATAATTTGCTTGAAATGGCTGACACAGCGCTATATCAAGCCAAAAATACTGGAAGAAATAAAGTGGTTTTATTTAATAATGAAGAACATAAAATATAA
- a CDS encoding energy-coupling factor ABC transporter permease — translation MNKKEKRIVALAAAFALIFGVAPAANAMHIMEGYLPPQFCIIWGVICVPFIAIGYLSIKKTLAKNRRSITILAMAGAFVFVLSSLKIPSVTGSCSHMTGTGLGAILFGPSAVSILGIIVLIFQAILLAHGGITTLGANTFSMAIAGPFVSYGIYRLCKALKVNKYVGIFLAASIGDLFTYCVTSFQLALAYPSENGGFMVSAAKFLAVFAPTQVPLAIIEGILTVVIIIGLETYAKSELTGLGLVKGGEN, via the coding sequence ATGAATAAGAAAGAAAAGAGAATTGTCGCTCTAGCGGCAGCATTTGCTTTGATTTTTGGAGTAGCTCCAGCAGCAAATGCAATGCACATTATGGAAGGGTATCTTCCACCACAATTTTGCATTATATGGGGTGTTATTTGCGTTCCATTCATAGCCATAGGCTATTTATCAATTAAGAAGACATTGGCTAAAAATCGTAGATCAATTACCATTTTGGCTATGGCGGGAGCATTTGTTTTTGTACTTTCATCATTAAAGATACCGTCAGTAACAGGAAGTTGTTCACATATGACTGGTACTGGACTTGGTGCAATATTGTTTGGGCCAAGCGCTGTTAGTATCTTAGGAATCATTGTACTTATTTTCCAGGCAATACTGCTTGCTCATGGGGGAATCACTACTCTTGGGGCTAATACATTTTCTATGGCTATTGCAGGGCCATTTGTTTCCTATGGAATATATAGATTATGTAAGGCTTTAAAAGTTAATAAATATGTAGGCATTTTCTTGGCTGCATCAATTGGAGATTTATTCACTTATTGTGTAACAAGTTTTCAGCTTGCACTTGCATATCCATCGGAAAACGGCGGTTTTATGGTATCGGCAGCTAAATTCCTTGCAGTATTTGCTCCAACTCAAGTTCCACTTGCAATTATTGAAGGTATTTTGACAGTTGTAATTATAATTGGCCTTGAAACATATGCAAAATCTGAATTGACAGGTCTTGGATTAGTGAAGGGAGGAGAAAATTAA
- the cbiQ gene encoding cobalt ECF transporter T component CbiQ — protein MEKIIILCAVFLVVVFLFVFIWKHQNMNAHRERVHHHNHKIGHKHGEGYSIDFYAYASKIRHWNAEFKVYLSVLTLVLCIVFNNLYVSATVIIAMAYITVIKGKISVDEYLSILAIPITFILLSTFTIAIDFSKQPIGQYNLYLGFCYVFTSTVQLKKMIFLILKIFAAISALQMMTLSTPTSEIIYVLRKAHVPKLIVELMSLIYRYIFILMDVFTKMKSSAKSRQGYCDFKTSCYTFGSIASNMLIISLRKANAYYDAMESRCYDGELVFLEEEKNVEVMQIVLAAVFIIFLVLLWYFTR, from the coding sequence ATGGAAAAAATAATTATTTTATGTGCTGTGTTTCTGGTGGTTGTCTTTTTATTCGTATTTATATGGAAACATCAAAATATGAATGCTCATAGGGAGAGAGTTCATCATCATAATCATAAAATTGGACATAAACATGGAGAAGGATATTCAATTGATTTTTATGCTTATGCTTCAAAGATCAGACATTGGAATGCTGAATTTAAAGTGTATTTATCAGTTTTGACGCTTGTTCTTTGCATCGTATTTAACAATCTATATGTATCTGCTACAGTGATAATTGCAATGGCTTATATTACAGTTATTAAAGGAAAAATTTCGGTAGATGAATACCTGTCAATATTAGCAATTCCAATTACTTTTATTTTACTTAGCACTTTTACTATTGCTATTGATTTTTCAAAACAACCAATAGGGCAGTACAATTTATATCTTGGGTTTTGCTACGTTTTTACTTCAACTGTTCAGCTTAAAAAAATGATATTTCTAATTTTGAAAATTTTTGCAGCAATCAGTGCTCTACAGATGATGACCTTATCTACCCCAACTTCTGAGATTATTTATGTACTTAGAAAGGCGCATGTACCAAAGCTTATTGTAGAATTAATGAGTCTTATTTATCGTTATATATTTATCTTAATGGATGTATTTACAAAAATGAAAAGCTCAGCAAAATCACGTCAAGGTTATTGTGATTTTAAAACTTCATGCTATACATTTGGGAGTATTGCAAGTAATATGCTTATCATTTCACTTAGGAAAGCAAATGCTTATTATGATGCAATGGAATCACGATGTTATGATGGGGAACTTGTATTTTTAGAGGAAGAGAAAAATGTAGAAGTTATGCAGATTGTCTTAGCAGCAGTATTCATAATCTTTTTGGTTTTACTTTGGTATTTTACAAGGTGA
- a CDS encoding energy-coupling factor ABC transporter ATP-binding protein translates to MRKLILKIEDLHYAYGNGKSALNGVNVDIYEGEKIAVIGSNGSGKSTFFLNVDGVLTPEQGKIIYRDTVINKKNLKELRKNIGIVFQDADNQIIASTVRAEVGFGPMNLKLPKEEVLKRVDEALEYMNISHLKDRPPHYLSGGEKKRVSIADIIAMKSEIIIFDEPTAALDPLNAMMLEEVLLKLGAEGKTMLISTHDVDFTYRWAERVLVFNDGKIIADGSPIEIFQNKEILKQANLKQPTLLEVYESLIEKNILKDIKSYPKSIKEFKEMLQK, encoded by the coding sequence ATGAGAAAGTTAATATTAAAAATTGAAGATCTCCATTATGCTTACGGAAATGGAAAGTCTGCATTAAATGGGGTAAATGTAGATATTTATGAAGGTGAGAAAATAGCTGTCATTGGTTCTAACGGCTCAGGAAAATCCACATTTTTCTTAAATGTAGATGGGGTACTTACCCCAGAACAAGGAAAAATTATTTATAGAGATACTGTTATAAATAAAAAGAATTTAAAGGAACTTAGAAAAAATATAGGGATAGTGTTTCAGGATGCTGATAATCAAATTATTGCATCCACAGTTAGAGCAGAAGTTGGATTTGGACCTATGAATTTGAAACTTCCCAAAGAAGAAGTATTAAAACGGGTGGATGAAGCACTAGAATATATGAATATTTCTCATTTAAAGGATCGTCCACCTCATTATTTAAGTGGTGGGGAAAAGAAGCGTGTAAGTATTGCTGACATTATTGCGATGAAGTCGGAAATTATAATTTTTGATGAACCAACAGCAGCACTAGATCCATTAAATGCGATGATGTTAGAAGAAGTTCTATTAAAACTTGGGGCAGAGGGAAAGACAATGTTGATATCTACACATGATGTGGATTTTACATATAGATGGGCTGAAAGAGTTCTTGTTTTTAATGATGGAAAGATTATTGCAGATGGATCACCTATAGAGATTTTTCAAAACAAGGAAATTTTGAAACAAGCAAATTTAAAGCAACCAACGTTGTTAGAAGTTTACGAATCACTTATAGAAAAAAATATTTTAAAGGACATAAAATCATATCCTAAAAGTATAAAAGAATTTAAAGAAATGCTGCAAAAATAG
- a CDS encoding energy-coupling factor ABC transporter substrate-binding protein produces MSKTKKTVIILLIIAALIAVIPLFTLRGAEFGGSDDAGSKVVSEITGTEYEPWFKPVMETWIGGELPGEVESLLFCVQTGIGVGVIAFLMGRFVERHKIEKDKKK; encoded by the coding sequence ATGTCAAAGACTAAAAAAACAGTTATAATTCTACTAATCATTGCGGCATTAATTGCTGTTATTCCATTATTCACATTAAGAGGCGCTGAATTTGGTGGCTCTGATGATGCTGGAAGTAAAGTAGTTTCTGAAATTACAGGTACTGAGTACGAGCCTTGGTTTAAGCCAGTCATGGAAACTTGGATAGGTGGAGAATTGCCAGGCGAGGTAGAAAGTCTGCTTTTCTGTGTACAGACAGGTATTGGAGTTGGAGTAATTGCATTCCTAATGGGAAGGTTTGTAGAGAGACACAAAATAGAAAAAGATAAGAAAAAGTAA